A genomic window from Brassica oleracea var. oleracea cultivar TO1000 chromosome C8, BOL, whole genome shotgun sequence includes:
- the LOC106312420 gene encoding uncharacterized protein LOC106312420 isoform X2, translated as MESLKRSKTSRTTPTFFISDLMATIPPQFPFEIRSALRRAASSTVYLLRPIATVTPSLRHSTSKLLRPRAFSSSVKLPTKPPLCTADELHYVTVPNSDWRLALWRYFPSPQAPTRNHPLLLLSGVGTNAIGYDLSPGCSFARHMSGEGYETWILEVRGAGLSTRVSDLKDVQDSAHELSRQIESTAKAAAKEAKATDVTDSAPDVSVVGEASASAWDESKIVARLTATFMRLSERLSGFLSEGQSVFMSAKLFDRIAMLLEDSRLYERFLEIRSKLLSLIESRQNSGLGNQIRELTQRLVNLLDDGQRSVSPQLIDLQERLTSTIEDFQKQLDLIVKYDWDFDNYLEEDVPAAIEYVRAQCKPKDGKLLAIGHSMGGILLYAMLSRCAFEGREPCLAAVATLASSLDYTTSDSALKLLIPLVDPAQALSVPVVPLGALLAAAYPLSSRPPYVLSWLNDLISATDMMHPEQLEKLVLNNFCTIPAKLLIQLTTAFRAGGLRDRSGKFYYKDHLSRTSVPVLALAGDRDLICPPAAVEDTAKLFPENLVTYKVLGEPDGPHYAHYDLVGGRLAVEQVYPCITEFLSHHDSA; from the exons ATGGAATCCTTAAAACGTTCCAAAACAAGCCGAACCACCCCCACTTTTTTCATATCTGATTTGATGGCGACCATCCCTCCCCAATTCCCCTTCGAGATCCGCTCTGCTCTACGTCGGGCGGCTTCCTCCACCGTCTACCTCCTCCGCCCAATCGCCACCGTAACTCCTTCGTTACGTCATAGCACGTCGAAACTTCTCCGACCGAGAGCCTTCTCTTCCTCGGTTAAGCTCCCAACGAAACCGCCTCTTTGCACCGCCGACGAGCTTCACTACGTCACCGTTCCAAACAGCGATTGGCGCCTCGCTCTCTGGCGCTACTTCCCTTCCCCTCAG GCTCCAACGAGGAATCATCCGCTCTTGCTGTTATCTGGAGTAGGAACCAATGCCATCGGATATGATCTATCTCCCGGT TGCTCTTTTGCAAGACACATGTCTGGAGAGGGATACGAGACGTGGATTCTCGAGGTTCGTGGAGCCGGGCTGAGCACAAGAGTATCCGATCTCAAAGATGTTCAAGATTCTGCTCACGAGTTGTCTCGTCAGATAGAGTCTACTGCCAAAGCTGCAGCCAAAGAAGCTAAAGCTACTGATGTTACAGACAGTGCACCGGATGTTTCCGTTGTTGGTGAAGCCTCTGCTTCTGCTTGGGACGAGTCAAAGATCGTGGCGAGGTTAACTGCAACGTTTATGCGTTTGTCGGAGAGACTTTCTGGTTTTCTCAGCGAAGGTCAGTCAGTGTTCATGTCTGCTAAGTTGTTTGATAGAATTGCTATGCTTTTAGAAGATTCTCGGCTGTACGAGCGCTTTCTTGAGATAAGATCAAAGCTTTTGAGTTTGATCGAGTCAAGGCAAAACTCAGGGCTTGGTAACCAAATCAGGGAGTTGACTCAGCGTCTTGTGAATCTTCTTGACGATGGTCAGAGGTCTGTCTCGCCTCAGCTGATTGATTTGCAAGAGCGGCTCACTTCGACCATTGAGGATTTTCAGAAGCAGCTTGATTTGATTGTTAAGTATGACTGGGATTTTGATAACTACTTGGAAGAGGATGTCCCTGCTGCG ATTGAGTATGTAAGAGCGCAATGCAAGCCAAAGGATGGTAAGCTATTAGCAATTGGGCATTCAATGGGAGGTATCTTACTCTATGCAATGCTGTCACGTTGTG CTTTTGAGGGACGAGAACCTTGTCTGGCAGCTGTGGCAACTTTGGCTTCATCGCTAGATTACACAACTTCAGATTCTGCCCTCAAATTGCTCATACCTCTT GTTGATCCTGCACAAGCTCTGAGTGTTCCAGTTGTTCCTTTGGGAGCTCTGTTGGCAGCAGCTTATCCTCTTTCGTCGCGACCTCCATACGTATTATCTTGGCTTAACGATTTGATATCAGCAACAGATATGATGCACCCCGAACAGTTAGAGAAGCTTGTCTTGAATAACTTCT GTACCATACCAGCAAAACTTCTTATTCAGCTGACAACAGCCTTTCGAGCGGGAGGCTTACGCGACCGTAGTGGTAAATTTTACTACAAGGATCATCTTTCCAGGACCAGTGTCCCTGTCTTAGCTCTTGCGGGTGATCGGGACTTGATCTGTCCTCCTGCAGCTGTAGAAG ACACTGCTAAGCTGTTCCCTGAGAACCTGGTCACTTATAAGGTACTTGGAGAACCAGACGGACCACATTATGCGCACTACGATTTGGTTGGAGGACGACTG GCGGTGGAGCAAGTCTATCCTTGCATAACTGAATTTCTTAGCCACCATGATTCTGCATAA
- the LOC106312420 gene encoding uncharacterized protein LOC106312420 isoform X1, whose amino-acid sequence MESLKRSKTSRTTPTFFISDLMATIPPQFPFEIRSALRRAASSTVYLLRPIATVTPSLRHSTSKLLRPRAFSSSVKLPTKPPLCTADELHYVTVPNSDWRLALWRYFPSPQAPTRNHPLLLLSGVGTNAIGYDLSPGVCVPSFLMITLWCSFARHMSGEGYETWILEVRGAGLSTRVSDLKDVQDSAHELSRQIESTAKAAAKEAKATDVTDSAPDVSVVGEASASAWDESKIVARLTATFMRLSERLSGFLSEGQSVFMSAKLFDRIAMLLEDSRLYERFLEIRSKLLSLIESRQNSGLGNQIRELTQRLVNLLDDGQRSVSPQLIDLQERLTSTIEDFQKQLDLIVKYDWDFDNYLEEDVPAAIEYVRAQCKPKDGKLLAIGHSMGGILLYAMLSRCAFEGREPCLAAVATLASSLDYTTSDSALKLLIPLVDPAQALSVPVVPLGALLAAAYPLSSRPPYVLSWLNDLISATDMMHPEQLEKLVLNNFCTIPAKLLIQLTTAFRAGGLRDRSGKFYYKDHLSRTSVPVLALAGDRDLICPPAAVEDTAKLFPENLVTYKVLGEPDGPHYAHYDLVGGRLAVEQVYPCITEFLSHHDSA is encoded by the exons ATGGAATCCTTAAAACGTTCCAAAACAAGCCGAACCACCCCCACTTTTTTCATATCTGATTTGATGGCGACCATCCCTCCCCAATTCCCCTTCGAGATCCGCTCTGCTCTACGTCGGGCGGCTTCCTCCACCGTCTACCTCCTCCGCCCAATCGCCACCGTAACTCCTTCGTTACGTCATAGCACGTCGAAACTTCTCCGACCGAGAGCCTTCTCTTCCTCGGTTAAGCTCCCAACGAAACCGCCTCTTTGCACCGCCGACGAGCTTCACTACGTCACCGTTCCAAACAGCGATTGGCGCCTCGCTCTCTGGCGCTACTTCCCTTCCCCTCAG GCTCCAACGAGGAATCATCCGCTCTTGCTGTTATCTGGAGTAGGAACCAATGCCATCGGATATGATCTATCTCCCGGTGTATGTGTGCCTTCCTTTCTCATGATTACTCTTTGG TGCTCTTTTGCAAGACACATGTCTGGAGAGGGATACGAGACGTGGATTCTCGAGGTTCGTGGAGCCGGGCTGAGCACAAGAGTATCCGATCTCAAAGATGTTCAAGATTCTGCTCACGAGTTGTCTCGTCAGATAGAGTCTACTGCCAAAGCTGCAGCCAAAGAAGCTAAAGCTACTGATGTTACAGACAGTGCACCGGATGTTTCCGTTGTTGGTGAAGCCTCTGCTTCTGCTTGGGACGAGTCAAAGATCGTGGCGAGGTTAACTGCAACGTTTATGCGTTTGTCGGAGAGACTTTCTGGTTTTCTCAGCGAAGGTCAGTCAGTGTTCATGTCTGCTAAGTTGTTTGATAGAATTGCTATGCTTTTAGAAGATTCTCGGCTGTACGAGCGCTTTCTTGAGATAAGATCAAAGCTTTTGAGTTTGATCGAGTCAAGGCAAAACTCAGGGCTTGGTAACCAAATCAGGGAGTTGACTCAGCGTCTTGTGAATCTTCTTGACGATGGTCAGAGGTCTGTCTCGCCTCAGCTGATTGATTTGCAAGAGCGGCTCACTTCGACCATTGAGGATTTTCAGAAGCAGCTTGATTTGATTGTTAAGTATGACTGGGATTTTGATAACTACTTGGAAGAGGATGTCCCTGCTGCG ATTGAGTATGTAAGAGCGCAATGCAAGCCAAAGGATGGTAAGCTATTAGCAATTGGGCATTCAATGGGAGGTATCTTACTCTATGCAATGCTGTCACGTTGTG CTTTTGAGGGACGAGAACCTTGTCTGGCAGCTGTGGCAACTTTGGCTTCATCGCTAGATTACACAACTTCAGATTCTGCCCTCAAATTGCTCATACCTCTT GTTGATCCTGCACAAGCTCTGAGTGTTCCAGTTGTTCCTTTGGGAGCTCTGTTGGCAGCAGCTTATCCTCTTTCGTCGCGACCTCCATACGTATTATCTTGGCTTAACGATTTGATATCAGCAACAGATATGATGCACCCCGAACAGTTAGAGAAGCTTGTCTTGAATAACTTCT GTACCATACCAGCAAAACTTCTTATTCAGCTGACAACAGCCTTTCGAGCGGGAGGCTTACGCGACCGTAGTGGTAAATTTTACTACAAGGATCATCTTTCCAGGACCAGTGTCCCTGTCTTAGCTCTTGCGGGTGATCGGGACTTGATCTGTCCTCCTGCAGCTGTAGAAG ACACTGCTAAGCTGTTCCCTGAGAACCTGGTCACTTATAAGGTACTTGGAGAACCAGACGGACCACATTATGCGCACTACGATTTGGTTGGAGGACGACTG GCGGTGGAGCAAGTCTATCCTTGCATAACTGAATTTCTTAGCCACCATGATTCTGCATAA
- the LOC106312420 gene encoding uncharacterized protein LOC106312420 isoform X3, which translates to MESLKRSKTSRTTPTFFISDLMATIPPQFPFEIRSALRRAASSTVYLLRPIATVTPSLRHSTSKLLRPRAFSSSVKLPTKPPLCTADELHYVTVPNSDWRLALWRYFPSPQAPTRNHPLLLLSGVGTNAIGYDLSPGVCVPSFLMITLWCSFARHMSGEGYETWILEVRGAGLSTRVSDLKDVQDSAHELSRQIESTAKAAAKEAKATDVTDSAPDVSVVGEASASAWDESKIVARLTATFMRLSERLSGFLSEGLGNQIRELTQRLVNLLDDGQRSVSPQLIDLQERLTSTIEDFQKQLDLIVKYDWDFDNYLEEDVPAAIEYVRAQCKPKDGKLLAIGHSMGGILLYAMLSRCAFEGREPCLAAVATLASSLDYTTSDSALKLLIPLVDPAQALSVPVVPLGALLAAAYPLSSRPPYVLSWLNDLISATDMMHPEQLEKLVLNNFCTIPAKLLIQLTTAFRAGGLRDRSGKFYYKDHLSRTSVPVLALAGDRDLICPPAAVEDTAKLFPENLVTYKVLGEPDGPHYAHYDLVGGRLAVEQVYPCITEFLSHHDSA; encoded by the exons ATGGAATCCTTAAAACGTTCCAAAACAAGCCGAACCACCCCCACTTTTTTCATATCTGATTTGATGGCGACCATCCCTCCCCAATTCCCCTTCGAGATCCGCTCTGCTCTACGTCGGGCGGCTTCCTCCACCGTCTACCTCCTCCGCCCAATCGCCACCGTAACTCCTTCGTTACGTCATAGCACGTCGAAACTTCTCCGACCGAGAGCCTTCTCTTCCTCGGTTAAGCTCCCAACGAAACCGCCTCTTTGCACCGCCGACGAGCTTCACTACGTCACCGTTCCAAACAGCGATTGGCGCCTCGCTCTCTGGCGCTACTTCCCTTCCCCTCAG GCTCCAACGAGGAATCATCCGCTCTTGCTGTTATCTGGAGTAGGAACCAATGCCATCGGATATGATCTATCTCCCGGTGTATGTGTGCCTTCCTTTCTCATGATTACTCTTTGG TGCTCTTTTGCAAGACACATGTCTGGAGAGGGATACGAGACGTGGATTCTCGAGGTTCGTGGAGCCGGGCTGAGCACAAGAGTATCCGATCTCAAAGATGTTCAAGATTCTGCTCACGAGTTGTCTCGTCAGATAGAGTCTACTGCCAAAGCTGCAGCCAAAGAAGCTAAAGCTACTGATGTTACAGACAGTGCACCGGATGTTTCCGTTGTTGGTGAAGCCTCTGCTTCTGCTTGGGACGAGTCAAAGATCGTGGCGAGGTTAACTGCAACGTTTATGCGTTTGTCGGAGAGACTTTCTGGTTTTCTCAGCGAAG GGCTTGGTAACCAAATCAGGGAGTTGACTCAGCGTCTTGTGAATCTTCTTGACGATGGTCAGAGGTCTGTCTCGCCTCAGCTGATTGATTTGCAAGAGCGGCTCACTTCGACCATTGAGGATTTTCAGAAGCAGCTTGATTTGATTGTTAAGTATGACTGGGATTTTGATAACTACTTGGAAGAGGATGTCCCTGCTGCG ATTGAGTATGTAAGAGCGCAATGCAAGCCAAAGGATGGTAAGCTATTAGCAATTGGGCATTCAATGGGAGGTATCTTACTCTATGCAATGCTGTCACGTTGTG CTTTTGAGGGACGAGAACCTTGTCTGGCAGCTGTGGCAACTTTGGCTTCATCGCTAGATTACACAACTTCAGATTCTGCCCTCAAATTGCTCATACCTCTT GTTGATCCTGCACAAGCTCTGAGTGTTCCAGTTGTTCCTTTGGGAGCTCTGTTGGCAGCAGCTTATCCTCTTTCGTCGCGACCTCCATACGTATTATCTTGGCTTAACGATTTGATATCAGCAACAGATATGATGCACCCCGAACAGTTAGAGAAGCTTGTCTTGAATAACTTCT GTACCATACCAGCAAAACTTCTTATTCAGCTGACAACAGCCTTTCGAGCGGGAGGCTTACGCGACCGTAGTGGTAAATTTTACTACAAGGATCATCTTTCCAGGACCAGTGTCCCTGTCTTAGCTCTTGCGGGTGATCGGGACTTGATCTGTCCTCCTGCAGCTGTAGAAG ACACTGCTAAGCTGTTCCCTGAGAACCTGGTCACTTATAAGGTACTTGGAGAACCAGACGGACCACATTATGCGCACTACGATTTGGTTGGAGGACGACTG GCGGTGGAGCAAGTCTATCCTTGCATAACTGAATTTCTTAGCCACCATGATTCTGCATAA